A single Fundulus heteroclitus isolate FHET01 unplaced genomic scaffold, MU-UCD_Fhet_4.1 scaffold_38, whole genome shotgun sequence DNA region contains:
- the dennd5a gene encoding DENN domain-containing protein 5A isoform X2, translated as MTTGFSSGSSRFADYFVICGLDTESGLEPDELSGENFEQSPLRRTFKSKVLAHYPDNVEWNPFDQDAVGMLCMPKGLSFRTQVDSREPQFHSFIITREDGSRTYGFALTFFEEVTSKQICSAMQTLYHMHNAEQYDILHTPTSPRGPEDPRLAPCRPVLHAAPAISRLQRFNSYDISRDTLYVSKCICLITPMAFAQACRKVLGQLHQAVTSPQPPPLPLESYIYNLLYEVPLPPSGRSLKFSGVYGPIVCQRPSTSELPLFDFAISEMFNLLGVENVLQLFTCTLLELQILLYSQHYQRLMSVAESITALMFPFQWQHVYVPILPASLLHFLDAPVPYLMGLHSNGQDDRTKLDLPQEANLCFVDIDNHFIELPEELPQFPNKLEFIQEISEVLMSFGVSPEGNIHSSENQARYHFRSVDMVSDNRNGNLSSPLTSYLLRENETIARLQALVKRTGVSLEKLEVREDASCNKDPRAQCDEEELKMHQLNIQVREVFANRFTQMFADYEVFVIQPSHDKESWFTNRDQMQNFDKASFLSDQPEPYLPFLSRFLETQMFASFIDSKILCHDDEEKEHTLRVFDSRVDKIRMLNVRTPTLRTSMYQKCTNIEEAEKAIEMRVAKIDHTALHPHLLDMKIGQGRYEQGFFPRLQSDVLSTGPTSNKWAKRSAPAQWRRRDRQKQHAEHLYLDNDQREHVECLFPEPQLLLFLDYYWLSQSFRPCLKSVSVDLKYIQEARNLGTTIRQPKLSNLSPSVIAQTNWKFVEGLLKECRNKTKRMLVEKMGREAVELGHGEVSITGVEENTLIASLCDLLERIWSHGLQVKQGKSALWSHLLHYQDSKEKNATPGGLGPPGFIHDTERRKSDGGGSAMPPLRISLIQDMRHIQNIGEIKTDVGKARAWVRLSMEKKLLSRHLKQLLSDHELTKKLYKRYAFLRCDDEKEQFLYHLLSFNAVDYFCFTNVFTTIMIPYHVVIVSSKKLSGSMFTANPWVCVSGELSETGVLQVPRNTLEITFECQNLGKLTTVQMGHDNSGLYAKWLVECVVVRNEITGHTYKFPCGRWLGKGVDDGSLERILVGELMTPTTENDERMCRTPPMQQSPGMMRRFVTISPSSKPKLNTGQIQEGVGEAINGIVKHFHKPEKERGSLTLLLCGEYGLVWALEQVFQHGFKSPRLFKNVFIWDFLEKAQVYFESAEQREATPDENWQTRVRHFCRFMRAINSTSRNIGKDGKFQMLVCLGARDHLLHHWIALLADCPITSQMYEESALIKDRSLVNSLIRVLQTLQEFNITLEASLVKGVGI; from the exons GTGAGAATTTTGAGCAGAGTCCACTGCGGAGAACTTTTAAATCTAAAGTCCTTGCACATTATCCTGACAATGTCGAGTGGAATCCATTTGACCAGGATGCAGTCGGCATG CTCTGCATGCCCAAAGGTCTGTCGTTCAGGACGCAGGTGGACTCCAGGGAGCCGCAGTTCCACTCGTTCATCATCACCAGGGAGGACGGCTCCCGCACCTACGGCTTCGCCCTCACCTTCTTCGAGGAGGTGACCAGCAAGCAGATCTGCAGCGCCATGCAGACTCTCTACCACATGCACAACGCCGAGCAGTACGACATCTTGCACACCCCCACGTCCCCGCGGGGACCGGAGGACCCGCGGCTCGCCCCGTGCCGCCCCGTGCTCCACGCGGCGCCGGCCATCTCCCGCCTGCAGCGCTTCAACTCGTACGACATCAGCCGCGACACGCTGTACGTGTCCAAGTGCATCTGCCTGATAACGCCCATGGCCTTCGCCCAGGCCTGCAGGAAGGTGCTGGGGCAGCTCCACCAGGCCGTCACGTCGCCCcagccgccgccgctgccgctggagagctacatctacaacctacTGTACGAGGTGCCCCTGCCGCCGTCGGGGCGCTCGCTCAAGTTCTCGGGCGTCTACGGCCCCATCGTGTGCCAGAGGCCGAGCACCTCGGAGCTGCCGCTCTTTGACTTCGCCATCAGTGAAATGTTTAACCTGCTCGGGGTGGAGAACGTCCTCCAGCTGTTTACGTGCAccctgctggagctgcagatcCTGCTCTACTCCCAGC ATTACCAGAGGCTGATGTCGGTGGCGGAGAGCATCACGGCCTTAATGTTCCCCTTCCAGTGGCAGCACGTGTACGTTCCCATTCTGCCCGCCTCCCTCCTGCACTTCCTGGACGCTCCTGTGCCGTATCTGATGGGCCTCCACTCCAACGGGCAGGATGACCGCACCAAGCTAGACCTGCCGCAGGAG GCTAACCTCTGCTTTGTGGACATTGATAACCACTTCATTGAACTGCCGGAGGAGTTGCCGCAGTTTCCCAACAAGCTGGAGTTCATCCAGGAGATCTCCGAGGTGCTCATGTCCTTCGGCGTGTCTCCGGAGGGAAACATCCACTCCAGCGAGAACCAGGCCAGGTACCACTTCCGGTCTGTCGACATGGTCTCCGACAATCGCAACGGCAACCTGAGCTCTCCCCTCACCTCCTACCTGCTGAGGGAGAACGAAACGATCGCCCGGCTGCAGGCCCTGGTCAAGAGGACCGGGGTCAGCCTGGAGAAG CTGGAGGTGAGGGAGGACGCCAGCTGCAACAAAGACCCGCGGGCTCAGTGCGACGAGGAAGAGCTGAAGATGCACCAGCTCAACATCCAGGTGCGCGAGGTCTTCGCCAACCGCTTCACGCAGATGTTCGCCGACTACGAGGTGTTCGTCATCCAGCCGAGCCACGACAAGGAGTCCTGGTTCACCAACCGAGACCAGATGCAGAACTTCGACAAG GCCTCCTTCCTGTCTGATCAACCAGAGCCCTACCTGCCCTTCCTGTCACGTTTCCTGGAGACTCAGATGTTCGCCTCTTTCATCGATAGCAAGATCCTTTGTCATGACGATGAGGAGAAGGAGCACACGCTGAGGGTCTTCGACTCCCGTGTGGACAAGATCCGCATGCTGAACGTCCGCACGCCCACGCTGCGGACCTCCATGTaccaaaaatgcaccaacaTCGAAGAAGCGG AGAAAGCCATTGAGATGCGAGTGGCAAAGATCGACCACACCGCCCTGCATCCCCACCTGCTGGACATGAAGATCGGCCAGGGCCGCTACGAGCAGGGCTTCTTCCCCCGGCTGCAGTCGGACGTGCTCTCCACGGGGCCCACCAGCAACAA ATGGGCTAAGAGGAGTGCTCCTGCtcagtggaggaggagagaccgGCAGAAGCAGCACGCCGAGCACCTTTACCTGGACAACGACCAGCGAGAG CATGTAGAGTGTTTGTTTCCGGAGCCGCAGCTCCTGCTGTTTCTTGACTACTACTGGCTCTCGCAGTCCTTCAGGCCCTGTCTGAAGTCGGTGTCTGTGGACTTG aaatACATCCAGGAAGCCCGAAACTTGGGCACCACCATCAGACAGCCCAAACTGTCCAACCTGTCGCCGTCCGTCATCGCCCAGACGAACTGGAAGTTTGTTGAAGGACTGCTGAAGGAGTGCAGGAACAAG ACGAAGCGCATGCTGGTGGAGAAGATGGGTCGGGAGGCCGTGGAGCTGGGTCACGGCGAGGTCAGCATCACGGGCGTGGAGGAGAACACTCTCATTGCTAGCCTCTGCGACCTGCTGGAGAGGATCTGGAGTCACGGGTTGCAGGTTAAACAG ggtAAGTCAGCCTTATGGTCCCACCTCCTGCATTACCAGGACAGCAAAGAGAAGAACGCCACTCCAGGCGGGTTGGGACCTCCAG GGTTCATTCATGACACGGAGCGGAGGAAATCTGATGGCGGTGGATCAGCCATGCCTCCTCTCAGGATCTCCCTGATCCAGGACATGAG ACACATCCAGAATATCGGCGAGATCAAGACGGATGTGGGCAAGGCCAGAGCCTGGGTCCGCCTCTCCATGGAGAAGAAGCTGCTGTCCAGACACTTGAAGCAGCTGCTGTCAGACCACGAGCTTACCAA AAAACTGTACAAACGTTACGCCTTCCTGCGCTGCGACGACGAGAAGGAGCAGTTCCTTTACCACCTGCTGTCCTTCAACGCGGTTGATTACTTTTGTTTCACCAACGTCTTCACAACCATCA TGATCCCTTACCACGTGGTGATTGTCTCGAGCAAAAAGCTCAGTGGCTCCATGTTCACAGCCAACCCCTGGGTGTGTGTTTCCGGGGAGCTGTCGGAGACCGGAGTCCTGCAAGTGCCCAGAAACACTTTGGAGATCACGTTTGAG TGCCAGAACCTGGGTAAACTCACAACAGTGCAGATGGGCCACGATAACTCAGGACTGTACGCCAAGTGGCTTGTGGAGTGTGTTGTGGTCCGCAACGAGATCACGGGCCACACCTACAA GTTTCCATGTGGCCGCTGGTTGGGGAAAGGAGTGGATGATGGCAGTCTGGAGAGGATCCTGGTGGGAGAGCTGATGACCCCCACCACCGAGAACGATGAGAGGATGTGCCGCACGCCGCCCATGCAGCAGTCTCCAGGGATGATGAGGAGATTTGTCACCATCTCACCTAGCAGCAAACCAA AGTTGAACACAGGCCAGATCCAGGAGGGGGTTGGAGAGGCCATCAATGGGATTGTGAAGCACTTCCACAAACCGGAGAAGGAG AGAGGCAGTCTGACGCTGCTGCTGTGTGGGGAGTACGGTCTGGTCTGGGCCCTGGAGCAGGTTTTCCAGCACGGTTTTAAATCCCCTCGACTCTTTAAGAACGTCTTCATCTGGGACTTTTTGG AAAAAGCGCAAGTATACTTCGAAAGTGCTGAGCAACGCGAGGCGACTCCAGATGAAAACTGGCAAACCAGAGTGCGCCACTTCTGCCGCTTCATGCGGGCCATCAACAGCACGTCCAGAAACATCGGCAAGGACGGGAAGTTCCAGATGCTCGTCTGTCTGGGAGCAAG GGACCATTTGCTGCATCACTGGATCGCTCTGCTCGCAGATTGTCCGATCACCTCCCAGATGTACGAGGAGTCTGCACTGATTAAGGACCGCTCACTGGTAAACTCGCTGATCCGAGTGCTACAGACTCTGCAGGAGTTCAACATCACCCTGGAGGCTTCGTTAGTCAAAGGCGTTGGCATCTGA
- the dennd5a gene encoding DENN domain-containing protein 5A isoform X1: protein MTTGFSSGSSRFADYFVICGLDTESGLEPDELSALCQYIEDTKFRDGARGKLAMSNEGENFEQSPLRRTFKSKVLAHYPDNVEWNPFDQDAVGMLCMPKGLSFRTQVDSREPQFHSFIITREDGSRTYGFALTFFEEVTSKQICSAMQTLYHMHNAEQYDILHTPTSPRGPEDPRLAPCRPVLHAAPAISRLQRFNSYDISRDTLYVSKCICLITPMAFAQACRKVLGQLHQAVTSPQPPPLPLESYIYNLLYEVPLPPSGRSLKFSGVYGPIVCQRPSTSELPLFDFAISEMFNLLGVENVLQLFTCTLLELQILLYSQHYQRLMSVAESITALMFPFQWQHVYVPILPASLLHFLDAPVPYLMGLHSNGQDDRTKLDLPQEANLCFVDIDNHFIELPEELPQFPNKLEFIQEISEVLMSFGVSPEGNIHSSENQARYHFRSVDMVSDNRNGNLSSPLTSYLLRENETIARLQALVKRTGVSLEKLEVREDASCNKDPRAQCDEEELKMHQLNIQVREVFANRFTQMFADYEVFVIQPSHDKESWFTNRDQMQNFDKASFLSDQPEPYLPFLSRFLETQMFASFIDSKILCHDDEEKEHTLRVFDSRVDKIRMLNVRTPTLRTSMYQKCTNIEEAEKAIEMRVAKIDHTALHPHLLDMKIGQGRYEQGFFPRLQSDVLSTGPTSNKWAKRSAPAQWRRRDRQKQHAEHLYLDNDQREHVECLFPEPQLLLFLDYYWLSQSFRPCLKSVSVDLKYIQEARNLGTTIRQPKLSNLSPSVIAQTNWKFVEGLLKECRNKTKRMLVEKMGREAVELGHGEVSITGVEENTLIASLCDLLERIWSHGLQVKQGKSALWSHLLHYQDSKEKNATPGGLGPPGFIHDTERRKSDGGGSAMPPLRISLIQDMRHIQNIGEIKTDVGKARAWVRLSMEKKLLSRHLKQLLSDHELTKKLYKRYAFLRCDDEKEQFLYHLLSFNAVDYFCFTNVFTTIMIPYHVVIVSSKKLSGSMFTANPWVCVSGELSETGVLQVPRNTLEITFECQNLGKLTTVQMGHDNSGLYAKWLVECVVVRNEITGHTYKFPCGRWLGKGVDDGSLERILVGELMTPTTENDERMCRTPPMQQSPGMMRRFVTISPSSKPKLNTGQIQEGVGEAINGIVKHFHKPEKERGSLTLLLCGEYGLVWALEQVFQHGFKSPRLFKNVFIWDFLEKAQVYFESAEQREATPDENWQTRVRHFCRFMRAINSTSRNIGKDGKFQMLVCLGARDHLLHHWIALLADCPITSQMYEESALIKDRSLVNSLIRVLQTLQEFNITLEASLVKGVGI, encoded by the exons CTTTATGCCAGTATATAGAGGATACTAAATTCAGAGATGGGGCCAGAGGAAAATTGGCGATGTCAAACGAAG GTGAGAATTTTGAGCAGAGTCCACTGCGGAGAACTTTTAAATCTAAAGTCCTTGCACATTATCCTGACAATGTCGAGTGGAATCCATTTGACCAGGATGCAGTCGGCATG CTCTGCATGCCCAAAGGTCTGTCGTTCAGGACGCAGGTGGACTCCAGGGAGCCGCAGTTCCACTCGTTCATCATCACCAGGGAGGACGGCTCCCGCACCTACGGCTTCGCCCTCACCTTCTTCGAGGAGGTGACCAGCAAGCAGATCTGCAGCGCCATGCAGACTCTCTACCACATGCACAACGCCGAGCAGTACGACATCTTGCACACCCCCACGTCCCCGCGGGGACCGGAGGACCCGCGGCTCGCCCCGTGCCGCCCCGTGCTCCACGCGGCGCCGGCCATCTCCCGCCTGCAGCGCTTCAACTCGTACGACATCAGCCGCGACACGCTGTACGTGTCCAAGTGCATCTGCCTGATAACGCCCATGGCCTTCGCCCAGGCCTGCAGGAAGGTGCTGGGGCAGCTCCACCAGGCCGTCACGTCGCCCcagccgccgccgctgccgctggagagctacatctacaacctacTGTACGAGGTGCCCCTGCCGCCGTCGGGGCGCTCGCTCAAGTTCTCGGGCGTCTACGGCCCCATCGTGTGCCAGAGGCCGAGCACCTCGGAGCTGCCGCTCTTTGACTTCGCCATCAGTGAAATGTTTAACCTGCTCGGGGTGGAGAACGTCCTCCAGCTGTTTACGTGCAccctgctggagctgcagatcCTGCTCTACTCCCAGC ATTACCAGAGGCTGATGTCGGTGGCGGAGAGCATCACGGCCTTAATGTTCCCCTTCCAGTGGCAGCACGTGTACGTTCCCATTCTGCCCGCCTCCCTCCTGCACTTCCTGGACGCTCCTGTGCCGTATCTGATGGGCCTCCACTCCAACGGGCAGGATGACCGCACCAAGCTAGACCTGCCGCAGGAG GCTAACCTCTGCTTTGTGGACATTGATAACCACTTCATTGAACTGCCGGAGGAGTTGCCGCAGTTTCCCAACAAGCTGGAGTTCATCCAGGAGATCTCCGAGGTGCTCATGTCCTTCGGCGTGTCTCCGGAGGGAAACATCCACTCCAGCGAGAACCAGGCCAGGTACCACTTCCGGTCTGTCGACATGGTCTCCGACAATCGCAACGGCAACCTGAGCTCTCCCCTCACCTCCTACCTGCTGAGGGAGAACGAAACGATCGCCCGGCTGCAGGCCCTGGTCAAGAGGACCGGGGTCAGCCTGGAGAAG CTGGAGGTGAGGGAGGACGCCAGCTGCAACAAAGACCCGCGGGCTCAGTGCGACGAGGAAGAGCTGAAGATGCACCAGCTCAACATCCAGGTGCGCGAGGTCTTCGCCAACCGCTTCACGCAGATGTTCGCCGACTACGAGGTGTTCGTCATCCAGCCGAGCCACGACAAGGAGTCCTGGTTCACCAACCGAGACCAGATGCAGAACTTCGACAAG GCCTCCTTCCTGTCTGATCAACCAGAGCCCTACCTGCCCTTCCTGTCACGTTTCCTGGAGACTCAGATGTTCGCCTCTTTCATCGATAGCAAGATCCTTTGTCATGACGATGAGGAGAAGGAGCACACGCTGAGGGTCTTCGACTCCCGTGTGGACAAGATCCGCATGCTGAACGTCCGCACGCCCACGCTGCGGACCTCCATGTaccaaaaatgcaccaacaTCGAAGAAGCGG AGAAAGCCATTGAGATGCGAGTGGCAAAGATCGACCACACCGCCCTGCATCCCCACCTGCTGGACATGAAGATCGGCCAGGGCCGCTACGAGCAGGGCTTCTTCCCCCGGCTGCAGTCGGACGTGCTCTCCACGGGGCCCACCAGCAACAA ATGGGCTAAGAGGAGTGCTCCTGCtcagtggaggaggagagaccgGCAGAAGCAGCACGCCGAGCACCTTTACCTGGACAACGACCAGCGAGAG CATGTAGAGTGTTTGTTTCCGGAGCCGCAGCTCCTGCTGTTTCTTGACTACTACTGGCTCTCGCAGTCCTTCAGGCCCTGTCTGAAGTCGGTGTCTGTGGACTTG aaatACATCCAGGAAGCCCGAAACTTGGGCACCACCATCAGACAGCCCAAACTGTCCAACCTGTCGCCGTCCGTCATCGCCCAGACGAACTGGAAGTTTGTTGAAGGACTGCTGAAGGAGTGCAGGAACAAG ACGAAGCGCATGCTGGTGGAGAAGATGGGTCGGGAGGCCGTGGAGCTGGGTCACGGCGAGGTCAGCATCACGGGCGTGGAGGAGAACACTCTCATTGCTAGCCTCTGCGACCTGCTGGAGAGGATCTGGAGTCACGGGTTGCAGGTTAAACAG ggtAAGTCAGCCTTATGGTCCCACCTCCTGCATTACCAGGACAGCAAAGAGAAGAACGCCACTCCAGGCGGGTTGGGACCTCCAG GGTTCATTCATGACACGGAGCGGAGGAAATCTGATGGCGGTGGATCAGCCATGCCTCCTCTCAGGATCTCCCTGATCCAGGACATGAG ACACATCCAGAATATCGGCGAGATCAAGACGGATGTGGGCAAGGCCAGAGCCTGGGTCCGCCTCTCCATGGAGAAGAAGCTGCTGTCCAGACACTTGAAGCAGCTGCTGTCAGACCACGAGCTTACCAA AAAACTGTACAAACGTTACGCCTTCCTGCGCTGCGACGACGAGAAGGAGCAGTTCCTTTACCACCTGCTGTCCTTCAACGCGGTTGATTACTTTTGTTTCACCAACGTCTTCACAACCATCA TGATCCCTTACCACGTGGTGATTGTCTCGAGCAAAAAGCTCAGTGGCTCCATGTTCACAGCCAACCCCTGGGTGTGTGTTTCCGGGGAGCTGTCGGAGACCGGAGTCCTGCAAGTGCCCAGAAACACTTTGGAGATCACGTTTGAG TGCCAGAACCTGGGTAAACTCACAACAGTGCAGATGGGCCACGATAACTCAGGACTGTACGCCAAGTGGCTTGTGGAGTGTGTTGTGGTCCGCAACGAGATCACGGGCCACACCTACAA GTTTCCATGTGGCCGCTGGTTGGGGAAAGGAGTGGATGATGGCAGTCTGGAGAGGATCCTGGTGGGAGAGCTGATGACCCCCACCACCGAGAACGATGAGAGGATGTGCCGCACGCCGCCCATGCAGCAGTCTCCAGGGATGATGAGGAGATTTGTCACCATCTCACCTAGCAGCAAACCAA AGTTGAACACAGGCCAGATCCAGGAGGGGGTTGGAGAGGCCATCAATGGGATTGTGAAGCACTTCCACAAACCGGAGAAGGAG AGAGGCAGTCTGACGCTGCTGCTGTGTGGGGAGTACGGTCTGGTCTGGGCCCTGGAGCAGGTTTTCCAGCACGGTTTTAAATCCCCTCGACTCTTTAAGAACGTCTTCATCTGGGACTTTTTGG AAAAAGCGCAAGTATACTTCGAAAGTGCTGAGCAACGCGAGGCGACTCCAGATGAAAACTGGCAAACCAGAGTGCGCCACTTCTGCCGCTTCATGCGGGCCATCAACAGCACGTCCAGAAACATCGGCAAGGACGGGAAGTTCCAGATGCTCGTCTGTCTGGGAGCAAG GGACCATTTGCTGCATCACTGGATCGCTCTGCTCGCAGATTGTCCGATCACCTCCCAGATGTACGAGGAGTCTGCACTGATTAAGGACCGCTCACTGGTAAACTCGCTGATCCGAGTGCTACAGACTCTGCAGGAGTTCAACATCACCCTGGAGGCTTCGTTAGTCAAAGGCGTTGGCATCTGA